Genomic segment of Pongo pygmaeus isolate AG05252 chromosome 1, NHGRI_mPonPyg2-v2.0_pri, whole genome shotgun sequence:
atcgcttgagcccagtagttcaaatCCAGCTGGGGCAACTTGGAGAGAATccatctctgaaaataaaaataaaaagaattcctaGGTTTTGAGAGCTCCCCTTGGTAGGGTGTCACCACAAGAAGTGGCATCAGCCCAGACCTCCAAGTGAAAGTGGCTTCTGCTTCCACTGTGGGCTTCAATTATCTCCCTTCTTTTAAGGGCACCTCCTTCTAGTTCTTGGGAAATTCCACTTATTTTCAATCataaatagatatatatgtacatgctttggggttttttaaatttttctttaaatatatatatgtacatatattatatatacatgtacgtatattttatatatatatttatatatatttaaagccaTCTATCATTTCTGTGATTTGGTATAGAAGGGAAGGACTTCAGGGTCTCCTCAGTCCACCATATTCAATGGCAGTCCCGTCACACATTTTGAATACAGCTTGGGGGAATTATGGTATTTCTCTATTCTGAGAGTCAGGACAAGGCAGGAGGGACCAGACTTTGATGGCAGAGATAGGAAAGGAGAGCATATTAGATAAGATAACTTGGCTGGGCAAGGCAGACTGAGCAATGGATTGGATaggaacatggcaaaactgaGTGGACTGATCTGGCTAGAGTAGGACAAAAGCAGGAAGAGGCACAGGGGACGAAAAAGATGTGAGGCTACCCAGATGGTGGCTTCAGGGAGCTCATTATAAACTTGACACTTTTCCTGCAGATCATATGGggcagagaaaaaagagaaaataataaataaataaacaagtacatacatacatacatacatacatacatacatacatacgtacatacatacataaacttGATACCAGAGACATAGGAAGCCTAGAAGCATATGGATGGCCACTTTGAACAGAAATATAAACCTTGTCCATATGCACAGTTAGgcctctgtctccaaagaaacTGCTTCTTGGAATGTGTCTTAGTCTATTCTGTCCAGGAGCTGGTAGATTCGGTGTCTGGTAAGGGCATACTTTCtgattcatagatggcaccttttagctgtgtcctcacttggTAGAAGTAAAGAACTCTGACCCTCAGCCCCTTAGAAGAACACTCATCTTATTCTTGAAGGTTCTGTCTCCAtaacctaatcatctcccaaaggcgcTACCTTCTAATACAATCACGCTGGAAATTCAGTTTTAGCATATAAAATTTGGAGAaacacattcagtccatagtaGAATGGTTCCTAGAAGCTGGTGGTTTCCAGGATGGTTCTCAGGAGGCTAGAATCAGTGGGTGCCCCCAGGGAGATCTCTGGGAGAAATGTCCCCATTTATCTAGGGGACTGTAAGGACCCAGAGCCAGATAGGTCCAGTACAAATTAAGAGTCTTCCACCTGGGCCAAGTCAATTTACCTCCCGGGACttctattttccttaaaatgGGATTAATTATGACCCTTATTTTCTGGGGTCATGGtggaaatgaaatgagataatttatttgaaagtttAATCAGCTGAATCTCCAGTAAGATGTCTGGAGAGGAGACTTTGGAAAAGCCTCTGGGGTAAGATCTCTTCAGAGGATGATAGGAGATTCACAGCATGCATCTAGACTCTCATCTCCATTGGCAGATAGGAGTATCTTAGTAAAAGTTTGCACTTGAGAAATGTttgcacttttaaaatgttactgtgtgtgtggagggggcaCTGGATGAAGTTAACTCCAGAGTCAGTTGAGAGGAAACTACAAGCTTctaggcaagagatgatggtgggCTGGATTAGGATAGGGTCAACAGGGATGGAGAAGGAGCATACCTGGGGATTGGAATTTGAGCTGGTATGAACCCCTgacctattaattttttttgcaggATCCCATAACTAAAGATCTAGTTCAGTCATCAGGCAACAGCAAAGAGATGGATTCCAGTCTCCTCCAGGCAATTGAGGAAATTGAGAATTTTTTCCAGCATCTCTCTGAGCAACATGCAGAACAGGCAGAAACCCCAGATGCACCAGAACCACAGAACTGTATGCCTCTGACTGCCCATGCTGAGGAGAGCCAACATGAGTCAACCCAGAGCAAGATGATGCCTCCCTTGGGGTCCACAATGATGACTTCTGCATGCACTAACACCCCCGGGACAGTTCTCACCCAGGACTTAACAATGTGCGCTCTTAAAGCCCTTGAAGACCTAAGTGAGACTTATTCCATGGGCCAGAAAGTGACTTCCTTTGATGATCAGATAAAACACACAGCAGGTTCCCAGATGACAGATGTTACTGACACCCCAAAGTCATCACCCACTGATTGCCAGAAGACAACCATCACTGCAAGCAACATAACAGTCTCCAGTGAAAGTAGCCAGCTGAACACCCCAAGTAGTGACCAGACCCTCAATGAGAATCAGACACCAGCCCTGCATGGAGATCAGATGAAGACCCTCAGTGATAACCAGACTCTCTGTGGGGACCAGGTGACCTTCAGTAGTGACCAGACCCTCACTGATGGTCATACAGTGACTTCCAGTAGTGATGAGACCCTCTCTGGGGGCCAGATGACAACCAGTCTAGACCTCTATGGAGGGCAAAAGATGACTTCCATTGATAACCAGACCCTCTGTGGGGAGCAGATGACGACCTCCAGTGGTCACCAGGCCCTCTGTGGGGAGCAGGTGACAACATCCACTGGTAACCAGACTCTCTATGGGGGGCAGATGACGACCTCCACTGGTAACCAGGCCCTCTACGGGGAGCAGGTGACGACCTCCACTAGTAACCAGACCATCTGTGGGGAGCAGGTGACAACCTCCATTAGTAACCAGACCTTCTGTGGGGAGCAGGTGACGACCTCCACTGGTAACCAGATGCTCTACGGGGGGCAGATGACGACCTCCACTGGTAACCAGACCCTCTACTGTGGGCAGATGACGACCTCCACTGGTAACCAGACCCTCCATGGAGAGCAGATGACGACCTCCACTGGTAACCAGACCCTCTACAGGGAGCAGATGATGACCTCCACTAGTAACCAGACCCACTGTGGAGAGCAGATGACGACCTCCACTGGTAACCAGAACCTCTACAGGGAGCAGATGATGACCTCCACTAGTAACCAGACCCTCTGTGGAGAGCAGATGACAACCTCCCCTGGTAACCAGGCCCTCTACGGGGGACAGATGACGACCTCCACTAGTAACCAGGCCCTCTACGGGGGACAGATGACGACCTCCACCAGTAACCAGACCCTCTACGGGGGACAGATGACGACCTCCACCAGTAACCAGACCCTCTGTGGAGAGCAGATGATGACCTCCACTAGTAACCAGACCCTCTACGGGGGGCAGATGATGACCTCCACTGGTAACCAGACTCTCTACGGGGGACAGAATATGATGACCTCCACTTTTAACCAGAACCTTTACGGGGGGCAGAATATGACCCCCATTGATAACCAGGCCGTCTATGGAGGCCAGATGGCAACGTATAGTGGCAACCCAACCCTCTATGGGGACCAGATGCTGACTCTTCAGGTGGGCAATATGACAACGCTCACTGATGACCACAGCCTTTATGGGGGATATATGATGCCCCATCAGTTCTTATCATTGCCATACCCAGGATTCCTATGCTTTTCAAGTTCCCATTTGATTCAAGGACAACTCCCAGAAAAGCAGAAGACACAGAGCTGCCAGTTCTGGAAGAATCCTGAGGTTTCAAGGCCCTATGTCTGCACTTACGAGGACTGCAAGATGTCTTATTCAAAGGCTTGCCACCTCCGAATACACATGCGCAAGCACACCGGTGAGTGAGGGCTCAGGAACAGGGGTGAGGGGCAAGTGGCTACAGATTTGTGCCTTTACAAAGCCCTGGGAGCATTTGAGATTGCTGCCACTTCCTTTAAGCCAGGGATTCAAGAAGATTCTATAATAGAAAAGGTTGGCACCTTCAGAAGAGTGGATAAAGCAGTCCTAGGGACAGGCTCTAGTCCTGGACCAGAGCCAGGCTGGCTATAGCCTTTAGTGGTGTTGACTGCTGGTTTGATGGGAATAAGTGGAGGGATTTCTTTGGCCTCTTGCAGGTAGATGTTCTTGACGCTATTTCTACTGGGACCGTCACTTCATAGTGACAGGGCCCCCAGGCCCCACTTCCCTCATCCTCCTTATTCCCCCCACTAACTTGCCTGCCAATAACTGTCTctcctcctgtttcttttttcttcttcttcctttcctcttcttcccttcttcacAGTTTTCCTCTTGTCTCTCCAGCTTTTGTGGCCCTCATTCCCCTCCTCCTTCACTCACCTCCCCCACTCCCATCTCCTCTGGCTTTCCCTCTCCCACTCCAACTTGTTCAAAAACTTTTTCTTGTTCACTTTCAATGTCCCTGCCCTACCTCACCCTGATGTATgacaggtctctctctctctgtctggtcCAGGGGAGAAGCCCTATGTATGCGATGTAGAGGGATGTACGTGGAAATTTGCCCGCTCAGATGAGCTCAACAGACACAAGAAAAGGCACACTGGGGAAAGGCCCTACCTGTGTTCAATATGCAGCAAGAATTTTGCAAGATCTGATCACCTAAAGCAGCATGCAAAGGTCCACAACATTCGCCCAGGATTATGAACCCTTCAGCCCATAAGGAAATGTGTACAGCTAAAAGATTCTCCCTACTGAGTTTGTTTCCCTTGAACAAGCTCCCCTATTTCCCTATGCCAGTAGCTAGTAGGTGCTTAATATTATTCATAAgttttctaaaatatacaaagaaagtaGGTATGCGTTTTCATGTAAAAACTGGATGACTTTCAACTTGAAACAAGAAGCACTCTTCATTCATTCGCCTCTCTCAGGGTAACGGCTTTTATCAGCATGCTGTGAATGCTTCTAGATCTTACTCTGTATTTACCTGtatgtgtacttttaaaaatgtatctatgtAGGTGATTGAGATTGATATGTGTATAGCTCAGAGGGTAAAGAacgaaactttttttttgtctgtagcTGAGTCCACGTTTCTTTGGAGCTTCATTCCTATAAGGTGAAAAGGAGGGGACGCTCAGTCACGTCCAGCATAAAGTGGTCTCAGGTTAAATGGACTTTGCTTAGAAGAGTACTTAGCCTATTCAAAGTTTCAAcctcagtcaggtgtggtggctcacgcctgtaatcctagcactttgggaggccaaggtgggcagattgcttgagcctgggagttctagactagcctgggcaacatggcgaaattctgtctctacaaaaaaaaatacaaaaattagccgggtgtggtggtgcacgcctatagtcccagctacttgggaggctgagctgggaggatcacttgagctcagtagttggagttgcagtgagctatattcacaccacttcactccagtctgggcaacatagtgagaccctgtctcaaaaaaaaaaaaaaaaagatattgtgtaatattatatatgaaatatattgaaTAAGATATTTAAGTTATAAGTAGAAAAAATGAGCACCTGTAAGAAGAGCTTATCACCCAGTGTCATGCAATCAGGTGTTGAGATGGCCAATCGGAACAATGAGccagatggaaaggaatgatcaAGCCTTATTTACTGACCGCTACAGAGCAGATGGGAGAGTGCCTTAGCCGAGACCCCAAATAAGGAGGCCTCTGCATGGAAGCACCATCGTCCTTCAACGATCCACATAAACCCAGGGTATAAAACTCTGTGCTGGCTGCTTTCTGGGGTCCTTCAGCTGTGGTACAAGTGGGACACATGCAGTTAAGACTCCATCCCCCTGggcagctttcctgagccttggGGGACTCATTCCCAATGAATCCTAGATTGTTGTCCCTTGCTGCCTGTTAGTAATAAACCTATTTTATTTAACTTGCTGTGTGTATGGGTGTCATTGGATCTCACTGGACTCAGACAAGCTGATAACCAGTGCACAGTGAACCTGCTTTACAGTGGGGATTCCAAGTCCTTGACTATAGCTCCTTTCAGAAAACCTTGCAATGCCCCGGCTATGTGCCAAGTCTGGTGAGCTCCTCTACCCAtccttctgtctattttctagaATTAATGACTACCCTGAATTTTGTATACATAAATCCCTTGATACATTTATCAAAAATGCATGTATTCAAAGATAATTTGcagagattttttgttttgagcttcataaatattatattaagcTATATAATTTATACTAAGTTTCTTCTGAAACTCCCTTGTTTTCAACACATTATCTCTAAGATTTCATCCATGTTATTACTAAGGCCAATAAAAAGAATCCATAACAACCCCAAACAAAACTTCTCTACATTGTCAACAcaccagggtgggggtgggggagtgagAGACCAAAGAAATCTGAGAGTGCACTAGAGTCTTACATGAAGTacaactataaaaagaaaagatcatACAGCTGTTCCTCATTATCCAGATCTAATCTGCTAGATTATAAATTTTTAGACTAAAggagtttttatttcattaacctaaatatgaaaaatagtaaCATATTCCCAACCCATCCAAAAACCCCAAACATTTCTTCAGATTTCACTACAACCCTTATATATTATAACAATCCACCAAGGATTTCACATTATATAAAAcccccaggtgtggtggctcacacctatagtcccagcactttgggaggccaaagagggcagatcacctgaggtcaggagttcgagaccagcctgaccaacatggagaaacagtctctgctaaaaatacaaaattagctgggtgtggtggcacacggctgtaatcccagctactcgggaggctgaggcacaagaatcacttgaacccaggagatggaggttgtggtgagccgagattgtgccattgcactccagcctgggcgacagagcaagactcagtctcaaaaaaaaagaagaagaaaagaaaagaaaaaagaactgaaaaaaatgaacaggGCATCAGTGACCTGAAGGACAATATCAAGTGCTCCATCATATAGGCAGACTGTGTGTCAGAAATAGAAGGTGGAGGAGAACCCCAAAATTTGACAAAACAACGCccaaaatttttccaaattttattaagACTACTAAACATTTAGATTGAAAAAGTTCAATGAATCCTAAACAGAATAAAGGTAAGTTCAGAACCATAAAAAACCAATCACTATATTTAAGAACAGACAGATTATGTGGTAAAAACAATAAATAGCTAAGGCAAGATTAATCAAAATTCAGTATAGTGGTTACCTCTGCAAAGAAGGATGGGGAGTTCAAAGCTTTAAATGTACTAGTAGatcacttttccttctttttcttttaattttattttttacagagacaaggtcatgctggtctcaaactcctggcctcaagttatcctaagtatttttattattttgtattatttttcttttttcttttttgaccttcctgagtgcatttattattaaattggatatatacaaaatattttttgcaggTATGAGAGATATCACAATCAATGCAAAACGAATCAAGTTGATCCATTCTTCTTCTGTGTTACTTATAACACAAGTCAGGAACCTGGAAGTCACCCTTGGCCTCGCCCTCACCTGCCAAATCCAGTTAACTCTCACTTTCCTACTTCTCCCTACCGCCACTCTCACACCCTGGCCAAAGCCACCTTGACTCTCACCTGAAATACTGCTatgtcccttcctctcccttacATCCTCGCTCTAATCTAATCTCCATGTTGCAGCCAAAGAAAACACTTAACCTTATCTCTCCATCTTGAATCTATCTCACCATCACCTTTACTATCAGAAGCAAGAGTGACAAGTAAATTTCCCAAGACACCTTATAGCCAGGAAatggcagaggcaggattcaaaATCTACTAGAGTCCAcaggtcttttttgttttgattgtttgttttgagatagagtctcactcagtcgcccaggctggagtgcaatggtgagatctcagctcactgcaacctccggctcctgggttcaagtgattctcccatcagcctcccgagtagctaggattacaggtacccaccatatgccaggctaatttttgtattttttgtagagatggggtttcaccatgctggccaggttggtctcgaatctctaacctcaagtgatccgcctgcctcgacctccaaaagtgctgggattacaggcatgagccaccatgccgggcccaaTTTGTGCACTTCTAGTAACATCCCTCCTCCGCTAGATTGTGACCTCCACAAGAGCAGGAGCCTGTTTTGTCCACCGTTGTAGTGCACATCATATACCCTTGATCACTCTGGTCTTCTCCACGTCCACTTCTTGGTGAAAACGCTAGATCACCAAGCAGACAACAAGCAATCTGGTTTGCTGACCCTACCCACGAGGCTGTGTGTGAGCCAGGTGGGCTGGGGAATAGAGA
This window contains:
- the KLF18 gene encoding Kruppel-like factor 18 — translated: MDSSLLQAIEEIENFFQHLSEQHAEQAETPDAPEPQNCMPLTAHAEESQHESTQSKMMPPLGSTMMTSACTNTPGTVLTQDLTMCALKALEDLSETYSMGQKVTSFDDQIKHTAGSQMTDVTDTPKSSPTDCQKTTITASNITVSSESSQLNTPSSDQTLNENQTPALHGDQMKTLSDNQTLCGDQVTFSSDQTLTDGHTVTSSSDETLSGGQMTTSLDLYGGQKMTSIDNQTLCGEQMTTSSGHQALCGEQVTTSTGNQTLYGGQMTTSTGNQALYGEQVTTSTSNQTICGEQVTTSISNQTFCGEQVTTSTGNQMLYGGQMTTSTGNQTLYCGQMTTSTGNQTLHGEQMTTSTGNQTLYREQMMTSTSNQTHCGEQMTTSTGNQNLYREQMMTSTSNQTLCGEQMTTSPGNQALYGGQMTTSTSNQALYGGQMTTSTSNQTLYGGQMTTSTSNQTLCGEQMMTSTSNQTLYGGQMMTSTGNQTLYGGQNMMTSTFNQNLYGGQNMTPIDNQAVYGGQMATYSGNPTLYGDQMLTLQVGNMTTLTDDHSLYGGYMMPHQFLSLPYPGFLCFSSSHLIQGQLPEKQKTQSCQFWKNPEVSRPYVCTYEDCKMSYSKACHLRIHMRKHTGEKPYVCDVEGCTWKFARSDELNRHKKRHTGERPYLCSICSKNFARSDHLKQHAKVHNIRPGL